In Populus trichocarpa isolate Nisqually-1 chromosome 16, P.trichocarpa_v4.1, whole genome shotgun sequence, a genomic segment contains:
- the LOC7467604 gene encoding E3 ubiquitin-protein ligase UPL4 isoform X1, producing MGNRGQKRAEMVDELPADKRACSSLEFRPSSSNSLIQTQINTETHNAEIHDADMDTSSSGSASSHSDEEEPEMDSAHGSCDSEGPRHSSLREYQRQRSSGDHSRLKSCLFNLSERTEPSGQLAALTELCEVLSFCTEDSLSSTMADLLSPVLVRLSRHDSNPDIMLLAIRALTYLCDVFPRASVFLVRHDAIPAICQRLMAIEYLDVAEQCLQALEKITRDQPLPCLQAGAIMAVLSFIDFFSTSVQRVALSTVVNICKKLPSENFSPFMEAVPILCNLLQYEDRQLVENVAICLIKIAERVSQSSEMLDELCKHGLINQATHLVQLNSRTTLSQPVYNGLIGLLVKLSSGSIVAFRTLYELNISSILKDLFATYDLSHGISSPHVIDGQGNQVHEVLKLLNELLPTVARNQDAQQLVLDKEAFLANHPDLLHKFGSDIIPSLIQVVNSGANLYVCYGCLYVINKLVYLSKSDMLLELLKNTNFSSFLAGVLTRKDHHVLMLALQITETILQKLPDVFVNSFIKEGVFFAIDGLLVPEKCSQLIFPACNGIHLPLNSNQKSSSKVVMRCLCYAFDTGQSLSASETGTCKLEKDTVENLGKHIRISYFALESCDSEKGLTDILQKLRALSAELSDLMNMSVKIGSCTQDEEKCYSILCQIMEKLDGREPVSTFEFIESGIVKILVNYLFNGKYLREKVEPQSTFDDFYVVEKRFEVFARLLSSSDLSEESPLSALIQKLQGALSSSENFPVILSHASKYRSSFAIIPNGRRTSYPCLRVRFVRGEGETCLCNYSEDPVTVDPLSSVNTIEGFLSPKVRIKGTEQIESAAQALEPAENVQFKSPSTANPSEGESSGLMEPDSMAFDLLVMQDNEANLSQPPPELDVNLIQRNPDETLSNDTHIVSVEDIVQSPSCADDSTKSHCPTSCSNGDAMPKLVFYLEGQQLDRTLTLYQAILQQKVKADHEINSTAKLWTQVHTLTYRIAVDTRDDNTQDCPSMAQNSSILDQAVAFMQHPAFFSSMFNCELPSDLDKSSPTNDILFLLKSLEGLNRFIFHLMSHERIHAFAEGLIDNLDNLRVAARPVAQNEFVSSKLTEKLEQQMRDSLAVSMGGMPVWCNQLMNSCSFLFSFETRCKYFQLSAFGCQQIQIQPSSHNNSGVLRDRLPSAGSLSRKKFIVLRDQVLESAAQMMDRYAHLKVPIEVVYNEEVGTGLGPTLEFYTLVSKEFQKSGIGMWREDHISFPTIENLQAEYSGIVKSPFGLFPRPWSPTVDASDGVQFSEVIKKFFLLGQIVAKALQDGRVLDLPFAKVFYKLILQQELNLYDIQSFDPELGRTLLEFQALVNRKKNMGLVIVENSSSTQDACFWNTRIEDLCLDFTLPGYSDYILSFDEDHKIVNMDNLEVYVSHIVDATIHTGISRQVEAFKSGFNQVFPIKHLMIFTEEELERLLCGERDFWAFNELLDHIKFDHGYTASSPPIVNLLEIIKEFEYEQRRSFLQFVTGAPRLPTGGLASLNPKLTIVRKHCSNCEDVDLPSVMTCANYLKLPPYSSKDKMKEKLLYAITEGQGSFHLS from the exons ATGGGAAATCGTGGACAAAAACGAGCAGAGATGGTTGATGAACTGCCGGCTGATAAGAGAGCCTGTAGTTCATTGGAGTTTAGACCAAGTTCATCCAACTCGTTAATTCAAACTCAAATAAATACTGAGACTCATAATGCTGAAATTCATGATGCTGACATGGATACTTCATCATCTGGTTCGGCATCAAGCCATTCTGATGAGGAAGAACCTGAGATGGATTCAGCTCATGGCTCTTGTGATTCTGAGGGTCCAAGACATAGCAGTCTGCGTGAGTATCAGAGGCAGAGATCCTCTGGTGACCATAGTAGATTGAAgagttgtttatttaatttgagtGAAAGGACGGAGCCTTCTGGACAGTTAGCTGCTCTAACAGAGTTATGTGAAGTGCTTTCGTTTTGTACGGAGGATTCACTTTCTAGTACAATGGCAGACCTGTTATCTCCAGTACTTGTTAGGCTTTCAAGGCATGACAGTAACCCAGATATAATGCTGTTGGCAATAAGGGCTTTAACTTATCTGTGTGATGTGTTTCCCCGAGCATCTGTTTTTCTTGTTAGGCATGATGCTATTCCTGCTATTTGTCAAAGATTAATGGCCATTGAATACTTGGATGTAGCTGAACAG TGTTTGCAAGCATTGGAGAAAATAACTCGTGATCAACCACTTCCATGCTTACAAGCTGGGGCTATCATGGCAGTTCTAAGTTTTATAGACTTCTTCTCTACAAGCGTACAA AGAGTTGCACTTTCAACTGTGGTGAACATATGCAAGAAACTGCCATCAGAAAATTTTTCACCTTTCATGGAGGCTGTTCCGATATTATGCAATCTTCTACAATATGAGGATCGACAG CTTGTTGAAAATGTTGCTATTTGCTTGATCAAAATAGCAGAACGAGTCAGTCAGTCATCTGAGATGCTGGATGAACTATGCAAGCATGGACTAATTAATCAAGCTACTCATCTAGTGCAATTGAACAGCCGAACAACTCTATCTCAGCCAGTATACAAT GGTTTGATTGGGCTCCTTGTCAAACTTTCTTCTGGTTCGATTGTCGCTTTCAGGACCCTGTACGAGCTCAATATAAGCAGCATTTTGAAGGACTTATTTGCCACTTATGACCTCTCTCATGGAATTTCTTCTCCTCATGTGATTGATGGGCAGGGCAACCAG GTACATGAAGTGCTCAAGTTGCTAAATGAGCTTCTCCCTACTGTAGCAAGAAATCAAGATGCTCAACAACTTGTGTTGGATAAAGAGGCATTTTTGGCTAATCACCCTGATCTCTTGCACAAGTTTGGATCGGATATAATTCCTTCCTTGATTCAG GTGGTTAATTCTGGTGCAAATCTATATGTTTGCTATGGCTGCTTATATGTCATCAACAAGCTAGTTTATCTCAGCAAATCTGACATGCTTCTGGAATTGCTTAAGAATACAAATTTTTCAAG CTTCTTGGCTGGAGTTCTTACTCGTAAAGATCACCATGTGCTGATGTTAGCCCTGCAAATTACCGAGACAATTCTCCAAAAGCTTCCAGATGTTTTTGTGAACTCTTTCATCAAGGAAGGTGTCTTTTTTGCCATTGATGGCCTTCTTGTGCCTGAAAAATGTTCGCAATTGATCTTCCCAGCGTGCAATGGAATCCATCTGCCACTCAATTCTAATCAAAAGTCTTCTTCAAAAGTAGTCATGAGATGTTTATGTTATGCTTTTGATACTGGGCAGTCTCTTTCAGCCTCGGAGACGGGAACATGCAAGCTTGAAAAAGACACTGTAGAAAATCTTGGAAAGCATATAAGAATTAGTTACTTTGCTTTAGAATCATGTGACTCTGAGAAAGGATTGACAGATATCCTTCAAAAGCTCAGAGCTCTTTCTGCTGAATTGAGTGATTTGATGAATATGTCTGTCAAAATTGGTTCTTGCACCCAGGATGAAGAGAAATGTTACTCTATATTGTGTCAAATCATGGAAAAACTTGATGGAAGAGAGCCTGTGTCtacttttgaatttattgaaagtgGGATTGTGAAGATATTAGTGAATTACTTATTCAATGGAAAATATCTGAGAGAAAAGGTGGAGCCTCAAAGTACATTTGATGATTTCTATGTTGTAGAGAAAAGATTTGAGGTATTTGCAAGGCTATTATCTTCTTCAGACCTATCTGAAGAGTCTCCTTTATCAGCATTAATACAGAAATTGCAGGGTGCGTTATCTTCTTCGGAAAATTTCCCTGTTATTCTGAGCCATGCATCAAAGTACAGATCCTCATTTGCAATCATCCCTAATGGACGTCGCACGTCTTATCCATGCCTAAGAGTTCGTTTTGTCAGGGGAGAGGGCGAAACATGCCTTTGCAACTACTCTGAAGATCCTGTGACAGTAGATCCTCTTTCTTCTGTGAATACAATTGAAGGATTTCTATCTCCTAAAGTTAGAATAAAAGGAACTGAACAAATAGAATCAGCTGCTCAAGCTCTGGAGCCAGCAGAAAATGTACAGTTCAAATCACCATCAACTGCGAACCCCAGTGAAGGGGAAAGTTCAGGACTTATGGAGCCTGATAGCATGGCTTTTGATTTACTAGTAATGCAG GACAATGAAGCTAACCTATCACAGCCTCCACCAGAACTAGATGTAAATTTGATACAGAGAAATCCTGATGAAACATTATCAAATGATACTCATATT GTCTCAGTGGAGGATATAGTGCAGTCTCCTTCATGTGCTGATGACTCTACGAAAAGTCATTGTCCTACATCCTGTAGCAATGGAGATGCTATGCCAAAACTGGTATTTTACCTAGAAGGACAGCAGTTGGACCGAACTTTGACTCTTTACCAGGCAATACTCCAGCAAAAAGTTAAAGCAGACCATGAAATTAACAGCACAGCAAAGCTGTGGACTCAAGTACACACCTTGACTTACAGAATAGCTGTGGACACTAGAGATGATAATACTCAAGATTGCCCTAGTATGGCTCAAAATTCCTCTATATTAGATCAAGCTGTGGCTTTTATGCAGCATCCTGCATTTTTCTCCAGCATGTTTAATTGTGAACTCCCTTCTGACCTGGATAAGTCTAGTCCTACTAATGATATATTGTTTCTGCTTAAAAGTTTAGAAGGTTTGAACAGGTTTATTTTTCATCTGATGTCTCATGAAAGAATCCATGCATTTGCTGAAGGGCTGATAGATAATTTGGATAATTTAAGGGTTGCAGCTCGCCCAGTAGCACAGAATGAGTTTGTGAGCAGTAAGTTGACAGAGAAATTGGAGCAACAGATGCGGGATTCTCTGGCTGTGTCCATGGGTGGCATGCCTGTGTGGTGCAATCAGCTCATGAATTCATGCTCCTTTTTGTTTAGCTTTGAGACTAGATGTAAATATTTCCAGCTGTCAGCATTTGGCTGTCAGCAAATTCAGATACAGCCTTCATCACATAATAATTCAGGTGTCTTGAGAGACAGGCTACCAAGTGCTGGCAGTTTGTCCCGTAAGAAATTCATAGTTTTACGTGACCAAGTTCTGGAGTCTGCTGCTCAGATGATGGACCGTTATGCCCATCTTAAAGTACCTATTGAAGTGGTATATAATGAAGAAGTTGGTACTGGTCTTGGTCCGACCTTGGAATTTTATACTCTGGTTAGTAAAGAGTTTCAGAAGTCTGGCATTGGCATGTGGAGGGAGGATCATATTTCATTTCCCACCATCGAGAACTTGCAGGCAGAATACTCTGGAATTGTGAAGTCTCCATTTGGACTTTTTCCTCGCCCATGGTCACCTACAGTGGATGCATCTGATGGAGTACAGTTTTCTGAGgttattaaaaagtttttccTTCTGGGACAAATTGTAGCCAAGGCTCTTCAAGATGGCAGGGTGCTGGATCTACCATTCGCCAAAGTCTTCTATAAACTTATTCTTCAGCAG GAACTTAATTTGTATGACATCCAGTCCTTTGATCCTGAGCTTGGTAGGACTTTGCTAGAGTTCCAGGCTCTTgtcaacaggaaaaaaaatatgggatTAGTCATTGTAGAAAACTCATCTTCTACTCAAGATGCATGCTTTTGGAACACTAGAATCGAGGATCTCTGTCTTGACTTTACTCTTCCTGGGTATTCTGATTACATTCTTAGTTTTGATGAAGATCACAAAATT GTGAATATGGATAACTTGGAGGTGTATGTTTCTCACATTGTGGATGCTACTATACACACAGGAATTTCCAGACAAGTTGAAGCATTCAAGTCTGGATTTAACCAG GTTTTTCCAATTAAACATCTTATGATTTTTACTGAGGAGGAACTTGAGCGTTTGCTATGTGGAGAACGTGATTTTTGGGCT TTCAATGAGCTTTTGGATCATATCAAGTTTGATCATGGATACACTGCTAGCAGTCCTCCTATTGTTAAT TTACTGGAAATCATAAAAGAATTTGAATATGAACAACGACGATCATTTCTACAGTTTGTAACTGGGGCACCTCGGCTACCTACAGGAGGCTTGGCGTCTCTGAATCCAAAATTGACCATTGTACGGAAG CATTGCAGCAACTGTGAAGATGTGGACCTTCCCAGTGTGATGACTTGTGCCAATTATCTGAAGTTGCCTCCCTACTCGTCGAAA GATAAGATGAAGGAGAAACTTCTGTATGCCATAACAGAGGGTCAAGGCTCATTCCACCTCTCGTAG
- the LOC7467604 gene encoding E3 ubiquitin-protein ligase UPL4 isoform X2 — MGNRGQKRAEMVDELPADKRACSSLEFRPSSSNSLIQTQINTETHNAEIHDADMDTSSSGSASSHSDEEEPEMDSAHGSCDSEGPRHSSLREYQRQRSSGDHSRLKSCLFNLSERTEPSGQLAALTELCEVLSFCTEDSLSSTMADLLSPVLVRLSRHDSNPDIMLLAIRALTYLCDVFPRASVFLVRHDAIPAICQRLMAIEYLDVAEQCLQALEKITRDQPLPCLQAGAIMAVLSFIDFFSTSVQRVALSTVVNICKKLPSENFSPFMEAVPILCNLLQYEDRQLVENVAICLIKIAERVSQSSEMLDELCKHGLINQATHLVQLNSRTTLSQPVYNGLIGLLVKLSSGSIVAFRTLYELNISSILKDLFATYDLSHGISSPHVIDGQGNQVHEVLKLLNELLPTVARNQDAQQLVLDKEAFLANHPDLLHKFGSDIIPSLIQVVNSGANLYVCYGCLYVINKLVYLSKSDMLLELLKNTNFSSFLAGVLTRKDHHVLMLALQITETILQKLPDVFVNSFIKEGVFFAIDGLLVPEKCSQLIFPACNGIHLPLNSNQKSSSKVVMRCLCYAFDTGQSLSASETGTCKLEKDTVENLGKHIRISYFALESCDSEKGLTDILQKLRALSAELSDLMNMSVKIGSCTQDEEKCYSILCQIMEKLDGREPVSTFEFIESGIVKILVNYLFNGKYLREKVEPQSTFDDFYVVEKRFEVFARLLSSSDLSEESPLSALIQKLQGALSSSENFPVILSHASKYRSSFAIIPNGRRTSYPCLRVRFVRGEGETCLCNYSEDPVTVDPLSSVNTIEGFLSPKVRIKGTEQIESAAQALEPAENVQFKSPSTANPSEGESSGLMEPDSMAFDLLVMQDNEANLSQPPPELDVNLIQRNPDETLSNDTHIVSVEDIVQSPSCADDSTKSHCPTSCSNGDAMPKLVFYLEGQQLDRTLTLYQAILQQKVKADHEINSTAKLWTQVHTLTYRIAVDTRDDNTQDCPRLIDNLDNLRVAARPVAQNEFVSSKLTEKLEQQMRDSLAVSMGGMPVWCNQLMNSCSFLFSFETRCKYFQLSAFGCQQIQIQPSSHNNSGVLRDRLPSAGSLSRKKFIVLRDQVLESAAQMMDRYAHLKVPIEVVYNEEVGTGLGPTLEFYTLVSKEFQKSGIGMWREDHISFPTIENLQAEYSGIVKSPFGLFPRPWSPTVDASDGVQFSEVIKKFFLLGQIVAKALQDGRVLDLPFAKVFYKLILQQELNLYDIQSFDPELGRTLLEFQALVNRKKNMGLVIVENSSSTQDACFWNTRIEDLCLDFTLPGYSDYILSFDEDHKIVNMDNLEVYVSHIVDATIHTGISRQVEAFKSGFNQVFPIKHLMIFTEEELERLLCGERDFWAFNELLDHIKFDHGYTASSPPIVNLLEIIKEFEYEQRRSFLQFVTGAPRLPTGGLASLNPKLTIVRKHCSNCEDVDLPSVMTCANYLKLPPYSSKDKMKEKLLYAITEGQGSFHLS, encoded by the exons ATGGGAAATCGTGGACAAAAACGAGCAGAGATGGTTGATGAACTGCCGGCTGATAAGAGAGCCTGTAGTTCATTGGAGTTTAGACCAAGTTCATCCAACTCGTTAATTCAAACTCAAATAAATACTGAGACTCATAATGCTGAAATTCATGATGCTGACATGGATACTTCATCATCTGGTTCGGCATCAAGCCATTCTGATGAGGAAGAACCTGAGATGGATTCAGCTCATGGCTCTTGTGATTCTGAGGGTCCAAGACATAGCAGTCTGCGTGAGTATCAGAGGCAGAGATCCTCTGGTGACCATAGTAGATTGAAgagttgtttatttaatttgagtGAAAGGACGGAGCCTTCTGGACAGTTAGCTGCTCTAACAGAGTTATGTGAAGTGCTTTCGTTTTGTACGGAGGATTCACTTTCTAGTACAATGGCAGACCTGTTATCTCCAGTACTTGTTAGGCTTTCAAGGCATGACAGTAACCCAGATATAATGCTGTTGGCAATAAGGGCTTTAACTTATCTGTGTGATGTGTTTCCCCGAGCATCTGTTTTTCTTGTTAGGCATGATGCTATTCCTGCTATTTGTCAAAGATTAATGGCCATTGAATACTTGGATGTAGCTGAACAG TGTTTGCAAGCATTGGAGAAAATAACTCGTGATCAACCACTTCCATGCTTACAAGCTGGGGCTATCATGGCAGTTCTAAGTTTTATAGACTTCTTCTCTACAAGCGTACAA AGAGTTGCACTTTCAACTGTGGTGAACATATGCAAGAAACTGCCATCAGAAAATTTTTCACCTTTCATGGAGGCTGTTCCGATATTATGCAATCTTCTACAATATGAGGATCGACAG CTTGTTGAAAATGTTGCTATTTGCTTGATCAAAATAGCAGAACGAGTCAGTCAGTCATCTGAGATGCTGGATGAACTATGCAAGCATGGACTAATTAATCAAGCTACTCATCTAGTGCAATTGAACAGCCGAACAACTCTATCTCAGCCAGTATACAAT GGTTTGATTGGGCTCCTTGTCAAACTTTCTTCTGGTTCGATTGTCGCTTTCAGGACCCTGTACGAGCTCAATATAAGCAGCATTTTGAAGGACTTATTTGCCACTTATGACCTCTCTCATGGAATTTCTTCTCCTCATGTGATTGATGGGCAGGGCAACCAG GTACATGAAGTGCTCAAGTTGCTAAATGAGCTTCTCCCTACTGTAGCAAGAAATCAAGATGCTCAACAACTTGTGTTGGATAAAGAGGCATTTTTGGCTAATCACCCTGATCTCTTGCACAAGTTTGGATCGGATATAATTCCTTCCTTGATTCAG GTGGTTAATTCTGGTGCAAATCTATATGTTTGCTATGGCTGCTTATATGTCATCAACAAGCTAGTTTATCTCAGCAAATCTGACATGCTTCTGGAATTGCTTAAGAATACAAATTTTTCAAG CTTCTTGGCTGGAGTTCTTACTCGTAAAGATCACCATGTGCTGATGTTAGCCCTGCAAATTACCGAGACAATTCTCCAAAAGCTTCCAGATGTTTTTGTGAACTCTTTCATCAAGGAAGGTGTCTTTTTTGCCATTGATGGCCTTCTTGTGCCTGAAAAATGTTCGCAATTGATCTTCCCAGCGTGCAATGGAATCCATCTGCCACTCAATTCTAATCAAAAGTCTTCTTCAAAAGTAGTCATGAGATGTTTATGTTATGCTTTTGATACTGGGCAGTCTCTTTCAGCCTCGGAGACGGGAACATGCAAGCTTGAAAAAGACACTGTAGAAAATCTTGGAAAGCATATAAGAATTAGTTACTTTGCTTTAGAATCATGTGACTCTGAGAAAGGATTGACAGATATCCTTCAAAAGCTCAGAGCTCTTTCTGCTGAATTGAGTGATTTGATGAATATGTCTGTCAAAATTGGTTCTTGCACCCAGGATGAAGAGAAATGTTACTCTATATTGTGTCAAATCATGGAAAAACTTGATGGAAGAGAGCCTGTGTCtacttttgaatttattgaaagtgGGATTGTGAAGATATTAGTGAATTACTTATTCAATGGAAAATATCTGAGAGAAAAGGTGGAGCCTCAAAGTACATTTGATGATTTCTATGTTGTAGAGAAAAGATTTGAGGTATTTGCAAGGCTATTATCTTCTTCAGACCTATCTGAAGAGTCTCCTTTATCAGCATTAATACAGAAATTGCAGGGTGCGTTATCTTCTTCGGAAAATTTCCCTGTTATTCTGAGCCATGCATCAAAGTACAGATCCTCATTTGCAATCATCCCTAATGGACGTCGCACGTCTTATCCATGCCTAAGAGTTCGTTTTGTCAGGGGAGAGGGCGAAACATGCCTTTGCAACTACTCTGAAGATCCTGTGACAGTAGATCCTCTTTCTTCTGTGAATACAATTGAAGGATTTCTATCTCCTAAAGTTAGAATAAAAGGAACTGAACAAATAGAATCAGCTGCTCAAGCTCTGGAGCCAGCAGAAAATGTACAGTTCAAATCACCATCAACTGCGAACCCCAGTGAAGGGGAAAGTTCAGGACTTATGGAGCCTGATAGCATGGCTTTTGATTTACTAGTAATGCAG GACAATGAAGCTAACCTATCACAGCCTCCACCAGAACTAGATGTAAATTTGATACAGAGAAATCCTGATGAAACATTATCAAATGATACTCATATT GTCTCAGTGGAGGATATAGTGCAGTCTCCTTCATGTGCTGATGACTCTACGAAAAGTCATTGTCCTACATCCTGTAGCAATGGAGATGCTATGCCAAAACTGGTATTTTACCTAGAAGGACAGCAGTTGGACCGAACTTTGACTCTTTACCAGGCAATACTCCAGCAAAAAGTTAAAGCAGACCATGAAATTAACAGCACAGCAAAGCTGTGGACTCAAGTACACACCTTGACTTACAGAATAGCTGTGGACACTAGAGATGATAATACTCAAGATTGCCCTA GGCTGATAGATAATTTGGATAATTTAAGGGTTGCAGCTCGCCCAGTAGCACAGAATGAGTTTGTGAGCAGTAAGTTGACAGAGAAATTGGAGCAACAGATGCGGGATTCTCTGGCTGTGTCCATGGGTGGCATGCCTGTGTGGTGCAATCAGCTCATGAATTCATGCTCCTTTTTGTTTAGCTTTGAGACTAGATGTAAATATTTCCAGCTGTCAGCATTTGGCTGTCAGCAAATTCAGATACAGCCTTCATCACATAATAATTCAGGTGTCTTGAGAGACAGGCTACCAAGTGCTGGCAGTTTGTCCCGTAAGAAATTCATAGTTTTACGTGACCAAGTTCTGGAGTCTGCTGCTCAGATGATGGACCGTTATGCCCATCTTAAAGTACCTATTGAAGTGGTATATAATGAAGAAGTTGGTACTGGTCTTGGTCCGACCTTGGAATTTTATACTCTGGTTAGTAAAGAGTTTCAGAAGTCTGGCATTGGCATGTGGAGGGAGGATCATATTTCATTTCCCACCATCGAGAACTTGCAGGCAGAATACTCTGGAATTGTGAAGTCTCCATTTGGACTTTTTCCTCGCCCATGGTCACCTACAGTGGATGCATCTGATGGAGTACAGTTTTCTGAGgttattaaaaagtttttccTTCTGGGACAAATTGTAGCCAAGGCTCTTCAAGATGGCAGGGTGCTGGATCTACCATTCGCCAAAGTCTTCTATAAACTTATTCTTCAGCAG GAACTTAATTTGTATGACATCCAGTCCTTTGATCCTGAGCTTGGTAGGACTTTGCTAGAGTTCCAGGCTCTTgtcaacaggaaaaaaaatatgggatTAGTCATTGTAGAAAACTCATCTTCTACTCAAGATGCATGCTTTTGGAACACTAGAATCGAGGATCTCTGTCTTGACTTTACTCTTCCTGGGTATTCTGATTACATTCTTAGTTTTGATGAAGATCACAAAATT GTGAATATGGATAACTTGGAGGTGTATGTTTCTCACATTGTGGATGCTACTATACACACAGGAATTTCCAGACAAGTTGAAGCATTCAAGTCTGGATTTAACCAG GTTTTTCCAATTAAACATCTTATGATTTTTACTGAGGAGGAACTTGAGCGTTTGCTATGTGGAGAACGTGATTTTTGGGCT TTCAATGAGCTTTTGGATCATATCAAGTTTGATCATGGATACACTGCTAGCAGTCCTCCTATTGTTAAT TTACTGGAAATCATAAAAGAATTTGAATATGAACAACGACGATCATTTCTACAGTTTGTAACTGGGGCACCTCGGCTACCTACAGGAGGCTTGGCGTCTCTGAATCCAAAATTGACCATTGTACGGAAG CATTGCAGCAACTGTGAAGATGTGGACCTTCCCAGTGTGATGACTTGTGCCAATTATCTGAAGTTGCCTCCCTACTCGTCGAAA GATAAGATGAAGGAGAAACTTCTGTATGCCATAACAGAGGGTCAAGGCTCATTCCACCTCTCGTAG